From a single Paramormyrops kingsleyae isolate MSU_618 chromosome 14, PKINGS_0.4, whole genome shotgun sequence genomic region:
- the cdc5l gene encoding cell division cycle 5-like protein, producing the protein MPRIMIKGGVWRNTEDEILKAAVMKYGKNQWSRIASLLHRKSAKQCKARWYEWLDPSIKKTEWSREEEEKLLHLAKLMPTQWRTIAPIIGRTAAQCLEHYEFLLDKAAQRDNEEDGTDDPRKLKPGEIDPNPETKPARPDPVDMDEDELEMLSEARARLANTQGKKAKRKAREKQLEEARRLAALQKRRELRAAGIDIQKKRKKKRGVDYNAEIPFEKKPALGFYDTSMENYDALEPNFKRLRQQHLDGELRSEREERDRKKDKQKMKKKKESDLPSAILQTSGVSEFTKKRSKLVLPAPQISDSELEEVVKLGQASEVARQTAEESGITNSASSALLSEYNVTNNTMALRTPKTPAAQDKILQEAQNLMALTNVDTPLKGGLNTPLHESDFSGVTPQRQVVQTPNTVLATPFRTPSHPSEGMTPQGGLTPKSTIGVTPLRTPLRDKLNINAEDGTIDYSDPAYSKHLQKESREQLKLGLMALPLPKNDFEIVLPENAEKGLEEQDVDESFVEDAAEIELRKQAVRDAEREKELKQRHIPVQRDFPRPSDVNETILRPLNIEPPLTELQQAEELIKREMITMLHYDSLHHPYADALLKKGKAAGSGSSNAEHMAYLEKYAYEKVSEEDLRKAVELLAQEMEVVKHGMGHGDLSIEAYNQVWEECYSQVLYLAGQGRYTRANLASKKDRIESLEKKLEINRGHMTAEAKRAAKMEKKLKILLGGYQSRAMGLVKQLSDLGDQVEQAVVELRTFQELKKQEDLAIPRRQEALREDVQRQQERERELQQSFADLLLEKETLLSSKF; encoded by the exons ATGCCGCGGATTATGATCAAGGGGGGTGTCTGGAGGAACACCGAG GATGAAATCCTTAAGGCGGCTGTTATGAAATATGGCAAAAACCAGTGGTCGCGAATTGCGTCGCTTCTGCACAGAAAGTCAGCCAAACAGTGTAAAGCCAGATg GTACGAGTGGCTTGACCCCAGCATCAAGAAGACAGAATGGTCCCGCGAAGAAGAGGAGAAGCTGCTTCACTTGGCGAAGTTGATGCCCACTCAGTGGAGGACCATCGCCCCTATAATTGGGAGGACCGCTGCCCAGTGCTTGGAACACTATGAGTTTCTTTT AGACAAAGCCGCCCAGAGGGACAATGAGGAAGACGGGACAGATGACCCTCGCAAGCTCAAACCCGGCGAGATCGATCCCAACCCAGAGACCAAGCCGGCCAGGCCCGATCCTGTGGATATGGATGAAG ATGAGCTGGAGATGCTGTCAGAGGCCAGAGCTCGCTTGGCCAACACCCAGGGCAAAAAGGCCAAGCGGAAAGCCAGAGAGAAGCAGCTGGAAGAGGCCAG GCGCCTGGCTGCCCTCCAGAAGCGGCGTGAGCTGCGGGCCGCCGGGATCGACATccagaagaagaggaagaagaagagggGCGTGGACTACAACGCAGAGATCCCCTTCGAGAAGAAGCCAGCGCTCGGCTTCTACGACACCTCCATGGAGAATTATGACGCTCTGGAGCCCAACTTCAAGAGGCTCCGGCAGCAGCACTTGGACGGGGAGCTCAGGAG TGAGAGGGAAGAAAGGGACCGTAAAAAGGACAAGCAGAAGatgaagaaaaagaaggaaTCCGACCTCCCGTCAGCCATCCTGCAGACTAGCGGGGTGTCGGAGTTCACAAAGAAGAGGAGCAAGCTGGTCCTTCCCGCTCCGCAG ATCTCCGActcggagctggaggaggtggtgaAGCTGGGCCAGGCCAGCGAGGTCGCCCGGCAGACCGCGGAAGAGTCTGGAATCACCAACTCGGCATCCAGTGCACTGCTGTCAGAGTACAATGTCACCAACAATACCATGGCCCTCCGCACACCCAAGACCCCGGCAGCGCAGGACAAGATTCTCCAA GAAGCCCAGAATCTGATGGCCCTAACAAACGTGGACACGCCCCTCAAAGGTGGCTTAAACACCCCCCTCCATGAGAGCGACTTCTCTGGGGTCACCCCCCAGAGGCAGGTGGTACAGACGCCAAACACGGTCCTCGCTACGCCTTTCCG AACCCCAAGTCATCCATCAGAAGGCATGACCCCACAGGGGGGGCTCACGCCCAAATCTACCATAGGAGTTACACCTCTGAGGACTCCGTTACGAGACAAACTAAATATCAATGCAGAGGATGGGACAATAGACTACTCTGATCCAGCGTACTCCAAACATCTG CAAAAAGAGTCCCGGGAACAGCTGAAGCTGGGCCTGATGGCATTACCCCTGCCCAAGAACGACTTTGAGATCGTGCTGCCGGAGAACGCAGAGAAGGGATTGGAAGAGCAGGATGTGGATGAGAGCTTTGTGGAGGACGCCGCCGAAATCGAGCTCCGCAAACAG GCTGTGAGAGACGCTGAGCGTGAGAAGGAGCTGAAACAGAGGCACATTCCCGTACAGAGGGATTTCCCAAGGCCTTCCGAC GTCAACGAGACGATTCTGAGGCCTCTGAACATCGAGCCTCCACTAACGGAGCTTCAGCAGGCTGAGGAGCTCATCAAACGCGAGATGATCACCATGCTCCACTACGACAGCCTGCACCACCCCTACGCAGACGCCCTGCTCAAGAAGGGCAAGGCTGCCGGCTCGGGCTCCAGCAACGCCGAGCACATGGCGTACCTGGAGAAATACGCTTACGAGAAGGTCTCTGAGGAGGACCTCCGAAAG GCGGTGGAGCTTCTGGCTCAGGAGATGGAGGTCGTCAAGCATGGTATGGGCCACGGTGACCTATCCATCGAGGCCTACAACCAGGTGTGGGAGGAGTGCTACAGCCAGGTCCTCTACCTAGCCGGGCAGGGCCGCTACACGAGAGCCAACCTGGCCAGCAAGAAGGATAGGATCGAGTCTCTGGAGAAGAAGCTGGAG ATAAACCGAGGCCATATGACAGCAGAAGCCAAGAGAGCAGCAAAGATGGAGAAGAAGCTGAAGATCCTGTTGGGAGGCTACCAGTCCAGGGCCATGGGGCTGGTGAAGCAGCTGAGTGACCTGGGAGACCAGGTGGAGCAGGCCGTGGTGGAGCTCCGCACCTTCCAGGAGCTGAAGAAGCAGGAGGACCTGGCCATCCCACGCAGGCAGGAA GCTCTCCGGGAGGACGTGCAgagacagcaggagagagagagggaactCCAACAGAGCTTTGCAGACCTGCTCCTGGAGAAGGAGACCCTTCTGTCTTCCAAGTTTTAA